The following proteins come from a genomic window of Geomonas sp. RF6:
- a CDS encoding serine hydrolase domain-containing protein produces MNSPNDPVFNRRAHALSGRGCNDCDRSLPYEATIADARAEILKEVGEGNTRTSAVTVALADDQHILWSEAFGSIDRSLSIAPTTETLFCIASCSKVIAAVAVMILVDRGVIELDAPVVRYLPDFRMADGESYRDITVRMLLNHSSGLHGTHFRNILTIVPVFGYAAHFQDALAAERLKHPPGEMAVYCSDGFTLIELVVAAVTGQAYTQFVQKEILEPLGMNHSRFTLEEFESGSFAPGLDAEGRPEPQEYVNTYASGLFSTASDMGRLAMMFLNGGRLGDTRILSVEAIAEMGRDQTLNLPLNPITDHPVHFGLGWDGVRQGGLDAVGVTAWYKAGDADHYHSFFIVAPGERLAVAVLLTNDVGIGSVAGLLAERILLNALAERGSIAKFPSPPEAAAPPAVPSTAEDLDAIAGIYVSSYGPRRLDPMPDGTLTLSNFVSGEWQPSIEGFRLRQDGCFVPDDHPEIAYRLVVAAGRRYLAARRPGGLGHYDMEFPDSHDLPPQPLSARWQSRVGRRWLVVDDPFSAFLALRRQSPLFSLVQVEGLDGYLAASLTSAGFDLVQVVDPVESDDRARMCLKIPIDNGWGLNDLVIEVRDGEEWVRWGSIRYRPVATVPALERTGGTVTVGHEGLGEWRRLPAASSITYEGATVWYLYNSAFALMKWGLGKGAVGKVDAGTYLLLHGAPDTTITLTVEP; encoded by the coding sequence ATGAATTCTCCAAACGATCCAGTCTTCAATCGACGAGCACACGCCCTCTCCGGTCGCGGCTGCAATGACTGCGACAGGTCGCTTCCCTATGAGGCCACCATCGCTGATGCCCGCGCCGAGATCCTGAAAGAAGTTGGCGAAGGCAACACCAGGACATCCGCGGTCACGGTTGCGCTGGCAGATGACCAGCACATTCTTTGGTCTGAGGCTTTTGGCTCCATCGACCGGAGCCTGAGCATTGCGCCCACCACCGAGACCCTCTTCTGCATCGCGTCGTGCAGCAAGGTTATCGCGGCAGTCGCAGTGATGATACTGGTCGACCGTGGAGTGATCGAGCTCGATGCCCCTGTGGTGCGCTACCTCCCCGACTTCCGCATGGCCGACGGTGAATCGTATCGTGACATCACAGTACGCATGCTCCTCAACCACTCGTCCGGCCTTCATGGCACCCATTTCCGCAACATCCTTACCATTGTCCCCGTCTTTGGCTACGCCGCCCACTTTCAGGACGCGCTGGCTGCCGAACGCCTCAAGCACCCGCCAGGCGAGATGGCGGTGTACTGTAGCGACGGCTTCACCCTGATCGAGTTGGTGGTCGCCGCGGTAACCGGCCAAGCTTATACACAATTCGTCCAGAAGGAAATTCTGGAGCCCCTGGGCATGAATCACAGCCGCTTCACCTTGGAAGAATTTGAATCCGGCAGCTTTGCCCCCGGGTTGGATGCCGAGGGTCGGCCAGAGCCGCAGGAATACGTCAATACCTATGCCAGCGGCCTCTTTTCGACCGCCAGCGACATGGGGCGGCTGGCAATGATGTTCCTCAACGGCGGCCGCCTGGGGGACACGCGCATCCTCTCTGTCGAGGCGATAGCCGAGATGGGACGGGACCAGACTCTCAACCTGCCGTTGAACCCGATCACGGACCACCCAGTTCATTTCGGCCTTGGCTGGGACGGCGTTCGCCAAGGTGGACTGGACGCTGTCGGGGTGACGGCCTGGTACAAGGCGGGCGACGCCGATCATTATCACAGCTTCTTCATCGTAGCACCCGGCGAGCGCCTTGCAGTTGCCGTCCTTCTTACAAACGACGTGGGAATAGGGAGCGTTGCCGGTCTCCTCGCCGAGCGCATCCTGCTCAATGCCTTGGCCGAGCGTGGGAGCATCGCGAAATTTCCGTCGCCGCCGGAAGCTGCCGCCCCCCCCGCCGTCCCGTCCACAGCCGAAGATCTGGACGCCATCGCAGGCATCTATGTCAGCAGTTACGGCCCGCGCCGGCTGGATCCCATGCCCGACGGCACCCTTACCTTGTCAAATTTTGTTAGCGGAGAGTGGCAACCGTCCATCGAGGGGTTCAGGCTGCGCCAGGATGGTTGCTTCGTCCCGGATGATCATCCCGAGATAGCGTACCGCCTGGTCGTCGCCGCAGGCAGGCGTTACCTGGCCGCGCGCAGGCCCGGTGGGCTCGGGCATTACGACATGGAATTCCCCGACAGCCACGATCTGCCCCCGCAGCCCCTGTCGGCCAGGTGGCAGTCGCGGGTCGGTCGCCGCTGGCTGGTGGTTGATGACCCTTTCTCCGCCTTCCTCGCACTGAGGCGCCAGTCGCCCCTATTCAGCCTGGTGCAGGTCGAGGGTCTGGATGGGTATCTGGCAGCATCGCTCACGTCAGCGGGTTTTGACCTGGTACAGGTCGTGGATCCCGTGGAGAGCGACGATCGTGCCCGCATGTGTCTCAAGATTCCCATCGACAATGGGTGGGGGCTCAACGATCTGGTGATCGAAGTCCGGGACGGCGAGGAATGGGTGAGATGGGGGAGTATCCGATATCGCCCAGTGGCGACAGTGCCTGCTCTGGAACGGACCGGAGGCACGGTGACTGTTGGCCATGAGGGGCTGGGGGAGTGGCGCCGGTTGCCGGCAGCCTCGTCCATCACGTATGAGGGCGCAACTGTGTGGTATCTGTACAATAGCGCCTTTGCGCTCATGAAGTGGGGGCTGGGGAAGGGAGCCGTCGGCAAGGTCGACGCCGGCACTTATCTGCTGCTACATGGCGCACCGGACACGACTATCACGTTGACGGTCGAGCCGTAA